In Equus przewalskii isolate Varuska chromosome 6, EquPr2, whole genome shotgun sequence, one DNA window encodes the following:
- the CEP295 gene encoding centrosomal protein of 295 kDa isoform X6 yields the protein MQQCEKAHVRGFQAMKRIRLAQNQEKLMKELKQLQQEDLARRRQTVAPMPPQLVELPYKRSEMKEDWQRELEFAFEDMYNADRKVKGNLILHLEPEPLPTVTDQIQDEELDLSMEQENLGETENHPVTEAEALCSSEADAPLSMKTHQVPSKILFKKLLNKIRSQKSLWTIRSMSEDESEMISTVSETESKAPMVESGATAAEEGALSSGQEQVVESDSLTVDSGPLTSEDKPLSCHIDSEKEQEINEAQPVTTVAQSSVLLHPQEAAARIRMAARQKQIMEIEEQKQKQLELLEQIEQQKLRLETDCFMAQLEEEKRKTAQQTGVGTAPASCTIGSDEDSHRQMIRNYQHQLLQQNRFHRQSVEIARKRLLEYQTMLKGKYSSMLATSLISDSVTSVPSQKSERPTVTSEHWDQGQRPKLSPNKYQPMQPIPIPKLEQDYFQVPRQNHFPQRHVETTEMLLTSDVLAKQSLDSQEQPKQFSQTETQQRDYKLVPKDSSTFSRALSFDRPLIVHDARQVAETSRATTFQTPDSQQMFPENNESISSKLTEPSSFLPLVAERSFSSLPAKVESGKIQEPFSTMSKSTVSVSHSVISQMQDKSLPSSENITAQQDNLKALQEQLDLQKEVLRSRQKAQEQLLLCKQKELEGQTGVSVFLPLVSLGSFASLPSAKAESGRIQESPTTNDTVVSSGHPGVPQLQDRLLSFSQPVLPQQDNFQFLQEQLSIQRDSLQPRREAQEVLRVHKQSELDGRVSSEQTETPSLPSQVAHNTFTSLPSASTQSGKLQEQYSSKSETGQSEIPKFQDGSLSFLQQFLPLHNSLKLLQEQLTTHRDALQARHEAQAELLLRRQRDLGHNKSGQMSSSFPPTVAQRSVVSHASAKTAPRIQNLYLSEKESIIPSSRLVIPTLQDESLSFPQHSLPQQEDLTTLQEQSYMQKVILGAKQETQEFVREQSGLEKRTSSEQTGTSSSLSRVAESDRFQEFMSIKSDSTLPLSHSKIPRFQERLARFSQHILPLQGNLEEHQEWLDTEKEALHFSQKTQGNTSSKQTGFSSFIPQLGQLSFTSILSAESGTTQEPLSTGSDSQIPSSRLQIPQLQDRLLRISQLIQPQQDNLRSLQEQLATQREAIVQSRQKLQEELLLPKQSECKERTSPEQTGTSSLLPLVTQHSFASLPLTESDRIQEPCPTESDNIASSSHSEIPILPDRLLNLSQPVLPQQDYLIALKEHLSAQTNSLPFTEKTQKEVVLPQQYKFEEKFSEHFSQPHHGDLKTLQQQLDVQRKAIRSSQEVQEELLLQRLSKLEQRASSEQPSSSLSVSQVALPVADSERIQKSFPTRSNNAVPSSHPEIPGSQDRLLSLSQPILPQQDHLTAQLDLQRDVVHSNEKAQEELLLNKQTKLMESESTEHAMPSLVLPEEGEHSFIPLPFGEVKSENICELYPSKNEHAVPSGDSMIPRFQDRLLSFSRPVLAQQDNLGLQNQLNLQKEALHYSQKAQEVLLVQRQTALQQQIQKQRETLKDFFKDSQTSKPAVENDFKTQKLREWLPHLHDLVRGDQENISPTDKSNSDDKQLLSEDSSTKQSGEHLDKELGRRASKPPVAKVKCGLDLNQHELSAIQEVESPASARTSILGKPEFYQDRDPLRVSISREQSFLGSPLDSDSFGDLHPVAQENVSGDDSDEAVKVEEAVVENHAVVSSAVEEEAATYLGPTVKPDNKAETKEIYHEPLSSISISTGSFSSYDNTDLSLTNPVDLDFPELEHTFPNLHHQLFKPLEPHPDFDLSSSSGISQDSRDFYQSSDSLCGSHPATVSPKSIPFMALRRPSLHSSLNPGLNQHPDTNLALAAALSFATEDIEGCEQSFQQLLPEFSSQEGSQHADLPSIFSIEARDSSQGMENQNCSSEQTEILQNKKKSVHFQLSVENLQSSVFSSSDEANVFHQLSVQHSTPCGSTSSECSLQDQLEGRGQGFEEVAERGVDTMLPSQGITEDDKNETCGILNINPNVGEIDSQLCVRTVEMGTSIQTPYSLSVQNEKYFENSTKAETPEIIRNLSQLTQSEFSVSSGSFSLQSSIPVWETESGHGIMEEPELTLVSTSDISIAEMDFANLSLEEKRENEAKSCFQVSEFLPLVSETSEHSVDKPTTVSAETLPKFPLIPGSLQEAFVKRKKSFIERSSQRQKEIKNKIHVSENSQSKTVKEKSTGSSVNCLKGVNKVRVSLPEDRKTAQALMHQRALRLYNQLAEVKQRKEEKAKQDAYAQNRARAKEFHKKTLEKLRAKSSTC from the exons TTGTTGAAAGTGATTCGCTAACAGTTGACTCTGGACCACTTACTAGTGAAGATAAACCACTTTCCTGCCATATAGACTCTGAGAAGGAACAAG AAATAAATGAGGCTCAGCCTGTCACAACTGTAGCTCAGAGTTCAGTTCTGCTTCATCCTCAAGAAGCGGCAGCCAGAATTAGaatggcagcaaggcagaaacag ATAATGGAAATAGAAGAGCAGAAGCAAAAGCAGTTGGAATTACTTGAACAAATTGAACAACAGAAGTTAAGATTAGAAACTGATTGCTTCATGGCTcagctggaagaagaaaaaagaaaaacagctcaaCAGACTGGG GTTGGCACTGCTCCAGCATCATGCACCATAGGTTCTGATGAAGATAGTCATAGGCAGATGATTCGAAACTATCAACATCAGCTTTTACAGCAAAACAG GTTTCACAGACAATCTGTTGAAATAGCCAGGAAACGATTACTTGAATATCAGACCATGTTAAAAGGAAAGTACTCATCCATGTTAGCTACATCATTGATATCTGATTCTGTTACATCAGTACCATCGCAGAAATCTGAAAGACCCACTGTTACATCAGAGCATTGGGATCAAGGTCAGAGACCCAAGTTGAGTCCTAACAAATATCAACCTATGCAACCCATACCAATCCCCAAATTAGAACAAGATTATTTTCAGGTTCCAAGACAAAATCACTTTCCACAAAGACAtgtagaaacaacagaaatgttacTCACTTCAGATGTTTTAGCCAAGCAATCTTTGGACTCACaagaacagccaaagcaattctcACAGACTGAAACACAACAGAGAGACTATAAATTGGTCCCTAAAGATTCCTCTACATTTTCAAGGGCTTTGTCATTTGATAGGCCGCTAATAGTACATGATGCTAGACAAGTAGCTGAAACATCGAGGGCAACCACTTTTCAAACTCCAGACTCCCAGCAAATGTTCCCAGAGAACAATGAAAGTATATCTTCTAAGTTAACTGAACCTTCTTCATTCCTACCACTGGTGGCTGAGCGTTCTTTTAGTTCTCTGCCTGCTAAAGTTGAATCTGGAAAAATCCAGGAACCCTTTTCAACCATGAGCAAAAGTACAGTTTCTGTAAGCCATTCTGTAATCAGCCAAATGCAGGATAAGTCTTTGCCATCCTCAGAGAATATCACAGCCCAGCAAGATAATTTGAAGGCTCTCCAAGAGCAGTTAGACCTACAGAAGGAAGTTCTTCGGTCAAGACAGAAAGCTCAGGAACAATTGCTTTTGTGCAAACAGAAAGAATTGGAAGGACAAACTGGTGTGTCTGTATTCCTTCCATTGGTATCTCTGGGTTCATTTGCTTCATTGCCTTCTGCTAAAGCTGAATCAGGGAGAATCCAGGAATCTCCAACCACAAATGATACTGTAGTTTCCTCGGGCCATCCTGGGGTCCCACAGCTTCAGGATAGGCTTTTGAGTTTTTCACAGCCTGTCTTACCACAGCAAGATAATTTTCAATTTCTCCAAGAACAGTTAAGTATTCAGAGGGACAGCCTTCAGCCTAGACGGGAAGCCCAGGAAGTATTACGTGTACATAAACAGAGTGAATTGGATGGAAGAGTATCGTCTGAACAGACTGAGACCCCTTCTCTCCCATCTCAGGTAGCTCATAATACATTTACTTCACTACCTTCTGCCAGTACTCAATCTGGAAAACTCCAGGAGCAATATTCATCTAAGAGTGAGACGGGCCAATCTGAAATCCCAAAATTTCAGGATGGATCTTTGAGTTTCCTACAGCAGTTCCTACCTTTGCATAATAGTTTGAAGTTGCTCCAAGAACAGCTCACTACACACAGGGATGCTCTTCAGGCTAGGCATGAAGCCCAGGCAGAATTACTTTTACGTAGACAAAGGGATCTGGGGCATAATAAGTCTGGGCAGATGAGTTCTTCATTCCCACCAACGGTTGCTCAACGTTCAGTGGTTTCGCATGCTTCTGCTAAAACTGCGCCTAGAATTCAGAACCTTTATTTATCTGAGAAGGAGAGTATTATTCCCTCAAGTCGTTTGGTAATCCCAACGTTGCAGGATGAGTCTCTTAGTTTTCCACAGCATAGCCTGCCACAGCAAGAAGATTTGACAACGCTCCAAGAACAGTCATACATGCAGAAGGTAATACTTGGTGCTAAACAAGAAACTCAGGAATTTGTACGCGAACAAAGTGGATTAGAAAAAAGAACTTCTTCTGAACAGACTGGCACCTCTTCATCCCTATCCCGAGTAGCTGAATCCGATAGATTCCAGGAATTTATGTCAATCAAGAGTGATAGTACACTTCCCTTAAGCCATTCTAAGATCCCAAGATTTCAGGAAAGACTTGCGAGATTTTCACAACATATACTACCTCTACAAGGTAATTTGGAGGAACACCAAGAATGGCtagacacagagaaggaggcCCTTCATTTTAGCCAGAAAACCCAAGGGAATACATCTTCTAAACAGACTGGCTTCTCCTCATTCATACCCCAGTTAGGACAGCTTTCATTTACTTCAATACTTTCTGCTGAATCTGGTACAACCCAGGAACCTCTTTCCACAGGGAGTGATAGTCAAATTCCTTCAAGCCGTTTGCAGATTCCACAACTGCAGGATAGGCTTTTGAGGATATCACAACTTATCCAGCCTCAACAAGATAATTTGAGGTCACTTCAAGAACAGTTAGCTACACAGAGGGAAGCCATTGTTCAGTCTAGACAGAAACTTCAGGAAGAATTACTTTTACCTAAACAGAGTGAGTGCAAGGAAAGAACTTCTCCTGAGCAGACTGGCACCTCTTCCTTATTACCCCTAGTCACACAACATTCATTTGCTTCATTACCTCTTACTGAATCTGATAGAATTCAAGAACCTTGTCCAACTGAGAGTGATAATATAGCCTCCTCAAGTCATTCTGAGATACCAATATTGCCTGATAGGCTTTTGAATTTATCACAGCCTGTTTTACCTCAACAAGATTATCTTATTGCACTTAAAGAACACTTGTCTGCACAGACAAATTCCCTTCCATTTACTGAGAAAACCCAGAAAGAAGTGGTTTTGCCCCAACAATATAAATTTGAGGAAAAGTTTTCTGAGCATTTTAGCCAACCTCACCATGGTGATTTAAAGACACTTCAACAGCAGTTAGATGTACAAAGGAAAGCCATTCGGTCTAGCCAGGAAGTCCAAGAAGAATTGCTTTTGCAAAGGCTAAGTAAATTGGAGCAAAGGGCGTCATCTGAGCAGCCTAGCTCCTCTTTATCCGTATCTCAGGTAGCACTGCCTGTTGCTGACTCTGAGAGAATCCAAAAGTCTTTTCCAACCAGAAGCAATAATGCTGTTCCCTCAAGTCATCCTGAGATCCCAGGATCACAAGACAGGCTTTTGAGTTTGTCCCAGCCCATTCTGCCTCAGCAAGATCACTTGACAGCACAGTTGGACTTACAAAGGGACGTGGTACATTCTAACGAGAAAGCCCAGGAAGAACTGCTTTTGAACAAACAAACTAAGTTGATGGAGAGTGAATCTACTGAACATGCTATGCCCTCTTTGGTTCTGCCCGAGGAAGGCgagcattcatttattccactaCCTTTTGGCGAAGTTAAGTCTGAAAACATTTGTGAATTGTATCCATCCAAGAATGAACATGCAGTTCCTTCAGGCGACTCTATGATCCCAAGATTTCAAGATAGACTTTTGAGTTTTTCACGACCTGTCTTAGCTCAGCAAGATAACTTGGGACTTCAGAATCAGCTGAATTTACAAAAAGAAGCGCTGCACTATAGCCAAAAAGCCCAAGAAGTATTGCTTGTACAGAGACAAACAGCACTGCAGCAGCAgatacagaaacagagagagacttTGAAGGATTTCTTTAAAGACAGTCAG ACAAGTAAGCCTGCagttgaaaatgattttaaaacccAGAAGCTCAGAGAGTGGCTTCCTCATCTCCACGACCTAGTAAGAGGTGATCAGGAAAACATCAGTCCTACAGATAAGAGCAACTCTGATGATAAGCAGCTGCTTTCAGAAGATAGTAGTACCAAGCAAAGTG GTGAGCATCTGGACAAGGAACTGGGTAGGAGAGCCTCAAAGCCACCTGTAGCAAAAGTTAAATGTGGACTGGACTTGAACCAGCATGAACTAAGTGCTATACAAGAGGTAGAATCACCAGCAAGTGCAAGAACTTCTATACTAG gtAAACCAGAATTTTATCAAGACAGAGACCCCTTGAGGGTCTCCATTAGCCGGGAACAGAGTTTCCTTGGGAGCCCACTGGACAGTGATTCATTTGGTGATCTTCATCCAGTTGCCCAGGAGAACGTGTCTGGTGATGACTCGGATGAAgcag tcAAGGTCGAGGAGGCTGTGGTTGAGAATCATGCAGTAGTAAGTTCTGCTGTGGAGGAAGAAGCAGCTACATATCTGGGTCCAACTGTGAAGCCAGATAATAAG GCTGAAACAAAAGAGATTTATCATGAGCCATTATCTTCAATAAGTATTTCTACTGGGAGCTTTTCAAGTTATGACAACACAGATTTGAGCCTTACAAATCCAG TTGACCTCGACTTTCCAGAACTGGAACACACTTTTCCAAATTTGCATCATCAGCTGTTTAAACCCTTAGAACCACATCCAGATTTTGATTTGTCATCATCCTCTGGGATTTCTCAAGACAGCAGAGACTTTTACCAG AGCTCAGATTCTTTGTGTGGAAGCCACCCTGCTACTGTATCACCCAAAAGTATACCTTTTATGGCACTGAGGAGGCCCAGCCTACATTCTTCTCTTAACCCAGGCCTCAACCAGCACCCTGACACTAACTTGGCTCTCGCTGCAGCTCTGAGTTTTGCTACAGAAGATATTGAGG GATGTGAACAATCTTTTCAACAGCTCCTGCCAGAATTTTCTTCACAGGAGGGGAGCCAGCATGCTGATCTACCAAGTATTTTTAGCATTGAAGCAAGAGATTCTTCCCAAGGCATGGAAAATCAGAACTGCTCTTCTGAACAGActgaaatattacaaaataagaaaaaaagtgttcATTTCCAGCTCTCagtagaaaatttgcaaagttcAGTCTTCAGTTCATCTGATGAAGCTAATGTATTTCATCAGTTAAGTGTACAGCATAGCACTCCATGTGGTTCTACCTCTAGTGAGTGCTCACTACAAGACCAACTCGAAGGCAGAGGACAGGGCTTTGAAGAAGTAGCAGAAAGGGGGGTTGATACAATGTTACCAAGTCAAGGAATAACTgaagatgataaaaatgaaacctgtgggattttaaatataaatccaaATGTAGGGGAAATTGACTCTCAATTATGTGTAAGAACAGTGGAGATGGGAACTTCAATTCAGACACCATATTCATTATCTGttcagaatgaaaaatattttgagaattcaaCTAAAGCAGAAACTCCAGAAATCATAAGAAACCTTTCTCAACTAACACAATCAGAGTTCTCTGTAAGTTCTGGATCATTTTCATTACAGAGCTCTATTCCAGTATGG GAGACAGAGTCTGGCCATGGCATAATGGAAGAACCAGAACTTACATTAGTAAGCACCAGTGATATCAGTATTGCTGAAATGGATTTTGCAAATTTAAGcctggaagaaaagagagagaatgaggcaaAAAGCTGTTTTCAG GTGAGTGAATTTCTGCCTCTTGTATCAGAAACATCAGAACATTCTGTGGACAAGCCAACAACAGTGTCAGCAG AAACCCTCCCAAAGTTTCCACTTATACCAGGCAGCTTGCAAGAAGCATTTGTAAAacgaaaaaaatcatttatagaGCGATCCTCACAGcgacagaaagaaataaaaaataaaatccatgtcTCTGAGAATTCTCAAAGCAAAACAGTTAAGGAGAAATCTACAG GCTCATCTGTGAATTGCCTAAAGGGGGTGAATAAAGTCAGAGTGTCTCTTCCTGAAGATAGAAAGACTGCACAAGCCCTCATGCACCAAAGGGCTTTAag ATTATACAATCAGTTAGCTGAAGTGAAACAGcgaaaggaagaaaaagcaaagcaagatGCTTATGCCCAGAACAGAGCAAGGGCAAAAGAATTTCATAAG aAAACACTAGAGAAACTTCGAGCCAAAAGTTCAACATGCTGA